ATTCTTTATAAAGATATTATGTCACCACTTCCAGCAATTGGCGTTGATGTTGAAATTAAATCTGGGATTGGACCGGTTATTGATAACCCAATTCGTTCTTTACAGGACGTAGAAAAACTTGGTGAAATTCATCCAGAAGAGGATGTTCCATACATATTAGATACAATTCGTTTATTAACAAACGAGATGTTAGATGTTCCGCTAATTGGCTTTTCAGGGGCACCATTTACATTAGCAAGTTATATGATCGAAGGCGGACCTTCTCGTAATTACCACAAAACGAAGGCGTTTATGTATGCAGAACCGAAAGCTTGGTTTGCTTTAATGGATAAGCTTGCAGATATGGTAGTTACATATTTGAAGGCACAGATCAAAGCAGGGGCAAAAGCAGTGCAAGTCTTTGATTCTTGGGTTGGAACAGTGAATGTAGCAGATTATCGTTTGTTTATTAAACCTGCAATGGAGCGTATTTTCACGGAAGTTCGCACGATGGGCGTTCCGATGATTATGCACGGCGTTGGAGCAGGACATTTAGCAAATGAATGGAATGACTTATCTCTTGATGTAGTCGGACTTGATTGGCGCCTGTCAATTGAAGAAGCGCGTGCACGCGGCATTCATAAAGCAGTACAAGGCAATATGGATCCTTCATTCTTACTTGCACCATGGGACGTTATCAGAGAGCATGTAAAAGGGATTCTCGATCAAGGAATGAAGCAGCCTGGTTATGTATTTAACTTAGGTCACGGTGTATTCCCAGAAGTAAATCCAGATACATTAAAACGCTTGACGACATTTATTCATGAGTATTCTAAAGAACAGTTAGCGAAGTAAAGGAGAATAGGTGTATGAAAAAGAAAATTGGTTTGCTTGTAATGGCATACGGCACACCGTATAAAGAAGAAGATATTGAACGGTACTATACGCATATTCGCAGAGGGCGAAAGCCGAGTCCAGAAATGCTGAAGGACTTAACGGAACGCTATCGCGCGATTGGTGGTATTTCTCCTTTAGCTACTATTACATTAGAACAAGCGAAAAAAGTAGAAAAGCGTTTAAACGAAATGCAGGATCATGTGGAATTCCACATGTATCTTGGCTTAAAACATATAGAACCTTTCATTGAGGATGCTGTGAAAGAAATGCATAATGATGGGATTGAAGAGGCAATTGCCCTTGTTCTTGCTCCGCACTATTCTACGTTCAGCGTAAAGTCCTATGTCGGCCGGGCGCAAGAAGAAGCAGATAAGCTTGGAAACTTAACAATTCATGGTATCGATAGCTGGTATAAAGAACCGAAGTTTATCGAGTATTGGGTAAACGAAGTGAAAAAAATATATGATGGTATGACAGAAGAAGAACGTGAAAAAGCAGTGTTAATCGTGTCTGCGCATAGTTTACCAGAGAAAATTATTGCGTTAGGTGATCCTTACCCAGAACAGTTAAATGAAACAGCTGATTATATTGCACGTGGTGCGGAAGTTCGAAATTATGCAGTCGGTTGGCAAAGTGCTGGAAATACACCGGACCCATGGATTGGGCCAGATGTACAAGATTTAACGAGAGAGCTACATGAAAAGTATAACTACACTTCATTTGTATATGCACCGGTTGGATTTGTAGCTGAACATTTAGAAGTGTTATATGACAATGATATTGAATGCAAAATCGTTACAGAAGAAATTGGAGCAAAGTATTATCGTCCAGAAATGCCAAATGCATCAGATTCATTTATTTCTTGTTTAGCAGATGTAGTGTTAAAGAAACAAATGGATGTTTCCTAATACCTTGGGAAAGGAGGAGCCGTTTTGAAGAAGAAAGTTGTTATCATCGGTGGTGGAATTACAGGTTTAACAACAGCGTATTACTTACAAAAAGAAATTCGCGAAAAAGGATTGCCGATTGATACATTGTTAATAGAAGCATCGGGTAAACTTGGAGGGAAAATTCAAACCGTTCGAAAAGATGGATTTACAATTGAGCGTGGTCCAGATTCTTTCTTAGAAAGAAAAGAGAGTGCAGCTAGACTAGCAAGAGAACTCGAACTTGGAGATGAGCTTGTAAACAATGCAACTGGTCAATCATTTGTTCTCGTGAACAATCGATTACATAAGATGCCGAGCGGATCTATGATGGGCATTCCAACGCAAGTTACCCCGTTTCTATTTTCAGGATTGTTCTCTCCGATTGGTAAAGTAAGAGCAGGTTTTGATTTTGTATTGCCACGTTCAAAACCTGTTTCTGATCAATCACTTGGTCAATTTTTCCGTCGTCGTCTAGGAAATGAAGTGGTTGAAAACTTAATCGAACCATTGTTATCTGGAATTTATGCGGGGGATATTGATCAAATGAGTTTAATGGCCACGTTCCCACAATTTTATCAAGTGGAGCAAAAATATCGTAGTATTTCACTAGGTATGCGTACGTTGGCTCCGAAGAAAATAAAAGATGTAAAGCCGAAAGGAATCTTTTTAACATTAAAAACAGGCTTACAATCCATTGTAGAAAAAATAGAAGAGCAGCTAGAAGATGGAACTGTTGTGAAGGGCACTCGCATTGAAAAAGTTGCAAAAATGGGTGATGGTTATCATATTACACTAAGTAATGGAAAAGAAATTGAGGCGGATTCCATCGTTGTTGCTGCGTCTCATAAAGTATTGCCATCTATGTTTGCACAGTATAAAGAGTTCCGCTTCTTCCGCAATATTCCATCAACATCGGTTGCGAATGTTGCACTCGCTTTTCCGAAAGAAGCAATCAAGCGTGATATTGATGGTACGGGCTTCGTTGTATCTCGAAATAGTGATTTTTCTATTACAGCATGTACGTGGACACATAAGAAGTGGCCGCATACAACACCAGAAGGAAAAGTTCTTCTTCGTTGTTACGTTGGGCGTCCTGGTGATGAAGCAATCGTAGAGCAAACAGATGAAGAAATTGTTCAATTTATATTAGAAGATTTGCAAAAAACAATGGATATTAAGGCAGATCCAGACTTTACTGTTGTAAGCCGCTGGAAAGATGCAATGCCGCAATATACAGTGGGACATAAAGAACGTATGACAAAGTTAAAAACATTTATGGATAAAGAATTACCGGGTGTTTATTTAGCAGGTAGTTCTTATGCTGGATCTGGTCTTCCAGATTGTATTGATCAAGGTGAGGCGGCAGTAAAGCATGTATTATCCTATTTAGAAAAAATAGATGAAGCGGAATTAATTGCGCAATGATGAAACAGACCACCTTTAAATTAGAAGGTGGTCATACTTTTTCTAACCTATTTTGCGAAGCATAAGAGTGATTATTAAGTTAACAGGCGCTTTTTTAATAATAATCGCAAGAAATGATTAAACTTTTCTATAAAAATCAAAAACATAATTTAAAGAATTAACTCCATTTTGAACAATCTTTATTCAAAATGGAGTTTTTACGTTAATTGCTAAATTAGGGTTTGTGATTTCATTTAATCAATTCCCCCTATATAAACAGAACTAGAGTGATTACCTGTATGAAAGTCTTTAATAAGTTTCCGAATGCCAATAGGGAACAGAGGATAATGTAATAAGTCATTTATTTTTAACGCAGTATTACGTTCAGTGCTGCAGCTGCTTTTGGCCATCCGGCGTAAAAGGCTAAATGTGTTATGAGAGCGATGATTTCTTGTTGGTTCATTCCGTTTTTTTCGGCTAGTTGTAGATGAAATGGTAGTTGTTCAGTATTACCAATACTAATTAAAGCAGAAAGTGTAATGAAACTTCTTTCTTTTGGTGTTAAAGCAGGGTCTCTCCATACCTTTTCGAATAACACATTTTCACTATAATCAATAAAATTGGGAGCAGTATCCCTCATTTTCTTTGAAATATTGAGTTCGATACGATCATTCATGATTCTTTTTCTCCTTCATTGTAACCATTTGGGCTATTCCCTGACCAAATGACCAGTTTTCAGCAGATGTTTCATTCAATGTAATAAAAATATTAGTTGTAGAGATGTTTAAATGGTCATAAAAAGCTTCTGAGATTGATTGATACAAATTTCTTTTTTGCTGTATTGTTCGTTCAGGTCCACATGTAATAGAAACATGTATCATTTTATCTGTTCTCTTTTTCTCCTCTTCTAAGAGATAATGCGGGTCGTAAAAAAATTGATCGGGTGGGTAGGGTAAAAACATGTGAAAGTAATCATTTTCTGGAATGCTAAAATGTTCAATTAATGAATAGTGAATACGATTGCTTACTCTTTTTAACTCTTCTCTATGCAATTGACCGTCTGGATAATAAACAGTAACAAATGGCATATATTCACTCCCTTTCTTATGGATTTATTTTACTGCTGTGATTTTGATTTGTATAATTGAAAATATATAATACAATTATCAATAAAACCGATAGAGATTAGGTGTGAAAATGGAAATAAAAGAGTTAAAAACGTTCAAAATGATTGTCCAGGAAGGAACTTTTTCACTTGCGGCAAAAAAATTAAACTATGCTCAATCAACCGTAACAACACATATAAAAAAACTCGAAAATGAACTGGGTTTTCTTCTATTTGAACGTGGATGGGATGCTCGGTTAACAGAGGAAGGCATTTTATTTGCAGAGGAAGTAGATAACTTATTAATGCATTGGAATTATTCAATATCTCAAGCGCAGCGTATAAGTAATGAGGAGAAAGGAACATTAAGAATCGGGATATTAGAATCTGTTGCAGAAAAATTAATTCCCCCCATATTAAAATATTTAAACGATGAGAAACCGTACATACATTGTGATTTTGTTGTAGGAAACACAGCGCTTTTATCACAAATGATAGAGCAAAATAAGATTGATTTTGCTGTTTGTGCAAACAACGAAAATATTTCTAATCTAAATTTCACCCTACTTAGCAAAGAACAAATCGAATTTATAGTCAATAACCCGAATCATCCAGTATTAAAAAAAGAGTCAGTTGAAATATCTGATATCATTCATTATCCAATCTTGATTGGAGAAAATAGTTGTAATTATTACAAAGCTGTAAACTCTTTCTTAGTAGAAAACAATGTATCTTTTCAAAGAGTCTACAATTGTAGTGCGGTACATCTCATTCCACAAATGGTTTTTGGAAATGCCATAGGTATTCTCCCTAAGGGAACGGTCTTAAAACAAAGTAATATATCATTTAAGATTAAAGGATTTAATCCTAAAGTGCCTATAGGATTATTAATTTCTTCTAAAAAAAGAAACTATTTGAGCCAAACAAAACAACAACTTATGAAACTAATTGAATCGTTGTTGTTATAAATACCCATATTGATTTAGGAGAGGGGAAAAACGTATCTTCTGTTCAAGTGAGGTTTCAAACAAAGTCCCTTTTGAAAAACTAAAGGGGCTTTGTTTAAAATTTATAACGCTTTTAAAAAACGAATGAATTTCTTTAAGCTTTGCGGTTGTTGTTTTCTACGCTTAATCACAAAGTCAATTTTGACTGTTTCAGGTAGTTCTTCATAATGAATCGCTTTTGTCTTTGTTCGGCTATATGCCACATTAGCCGGTATAATCGTAATACCAAGTCCATTTTGAGTAGCTTGCACGATAGACTCAAGTGAATCAAATTCCATTATCGTTTTCGGATTAAAGGCATGGTTCTTACAGTAATCTAATAGCTTTTTTCTATAGATACAATTTGGATCACTGTTTACAAGTAAAGTTTGATGAGGCTTCGTTTCAATTTGAGTATGTTGTGGTGAAATGAGTATGATATTTTCATAATAACTGTACACGGTTTCGAGTTGTGAATGGTTGTATGTCCCGCTTAAAAAAATTCCGTCAAGTTCTCCATATAAAAGCATTTCCTGTAACTTTGCGTTATCATTCGTTCTTATTTTCACATCAATATTTTTATAGGATGCCAAAAAAGAAGAGAATAGCTGAGGCACTTTCACCGCGGAAATGGTTTGAGATGCTCCAATTGTTAAAGATTCTCTCCATTTCTGAGGGTTTATTTTTGATTTTGCCTCATTCATTAAAAGCATAATTTCATTTGTGTAATCTAATAACACTATTCCTTCTTCTGTTAATGTGACACCTCTATTATTACGCTTTAATATTTTAACGCCTAATTCATCTTCTAAATTTTTAATGCGCTGGCTTATATTCGGTTGTACATATCCTAATTTCTCAGCAGCTCTAGATATTGATTGTAGTTCTGCAACATGTTTAAAAATCCATAAGTCATGGCTTTCCAAGAATAGATCCCTCCACTAGGTATCATTTAAAATGATATCGTCTTCATTATTCAGTATTATACTCCTCAAATGAACGAAGATAAAATGAAATGGAATCAGATACAGTGGGGAGATTTTAAAATGGACATAAAAGATAAAGTCGTTATTATAACAGGTGGCGGTACGGGTATCGGAAAGGCTACTGCTTTGAAGTTAGCTAGTTTAGGAGCAAAAGTTGTGATTAATTATAGTCGTTCAGAAAAAGAAGCGTTAGAAGCAGTGAATGAAATAAAGCAGCGAGGAGGTACAGCGATCACTTTGAAAGCAAATGTAGCACAAAAAGAAGAAGTGGAGGCGATGGTATCTCAAACTGTTCATTTTTTTGGAACAGTAGATTGTTTAGTGAATAATGCGAGTATAACAGCTCAAATACCGATGGATGACCTAGAGTCCGTAACGGATCAAGTGTGGGATTCTCTTTTCAGTGTAAACGTGAAAGGGATGTTTCATTGTATAAAAGCTGTTGTTCCTTATATGAAGAAGCAAAAATCAGGTGCGATTGTGAATATGGGGAGCGTTGCAGGGATAACGGGACTAGGATCATCTATACCGTATGCAGCAACAAAATCAGCCATTCATACGATGACAAAGTCGCTCGCTATTGCATTAGCACCTGACATCAGAGTAAATAGTATTTCTCCTGGTGCAGTTCATACGAGATGGTGGTCAGGTAATGAGGAGAAGATGTACCAACTTGCGGGGAACTTACCACTTCAAAGAATTTCAACACCAAATGATATTGCAGAGGCTATCCTTTTTCAATTGACTCAGGAATCTATTACAGGACAGATATTTACAATTGATAATGGACAGACACTTTAATAGTATTAGCAACTCAATAGAAAGGTGTATTTTAAGAAGCAGCGCGTTATCTTACTTAGAAAAAATAGATAAAACTGAATGAGTTGAGCAATGATAAAAAGCACTCTTAATGTATAAGGGTGCTTTTGCTGTTATAATACTCTCTTTCATACTCACGAGGTTGTTTCGTAGGGTGGTCATTCAGTACAAGAGCTGGTAATAAATTTGCATCAAATACAAAGTCGTAGAGAAAAGATAAGACTAAAACACTGCATAATATATAGATAAACATTTCAAGTCACTTCTTTCTGTATGATTCTTACTTATATTGTAAGAAAATCAGCTATCAATAAAATCCATAAAAAGAATGGAATACTGTAAGAAAATAGTAGGGGAATCATAATAGAAATCTCATACGGAAGTATGAGATTAATTTTTTGTAAAATTTGTCGAATTTTAAGTTCTTTATAAAGAATTTTTTGTTATGATAATACATGCTAAGAGAATATTAAAATTAGGGGAGGACGATGAATTTGAAGAAACTAGTAAGTATCTTGCTATCATTTATACTACTGATTTCATTTACTGGAACTTTAGTAAAAGCAGAAGAACGTTCTGCATTGTCTGTGCAGGATGCGATTCAAATGTTTAAGCAGCAAGGAAGCAGTAAAGGGGTAGTGGAAGGGTATATTGTTGGATATACAGAAAGCTCTTCTAAGTATACGAAGGATCCAGCGAAGTTTGGAGATACGAATGTAGCGATAGCGGATTCGCCAAATGAGACGGATCCAGCGAAAATTATGCCTGTTCAGTTGCCAAAAGGTGACGTGAGAACAGCAGTGAATGTAAAGGATCATCCTGAAAATGTCGGGAAGAAGGTTCGTTTAACGGGGACACTTGAATTATATTTTAATAGTCCTGGTTTAAAGTCAGTAACAGCATATAAATTTCAAGGTGAAACAGAAAATCGTGTTAGCGATGTTACTGCATCACCAAATGGTGGAGAAATTGCAAAGGGAACGGCAGTTACATTAACAACAAATACAGAAGGGGCA
This sequence is a window from Bacillus pseudomycoides DSM 12442. Protein-coding genes within it:
- the hemE gene encoding uroporphyrinogen decarboxylase, producing the protein MVRNINETFLKACKGEQTEYIPAWYMRQAGRSQPEYRKIKEKYSLFEITHNPELCAYVTKLPVDQYNVDAAILYKDIMSPLPAIGVDVEIKSGIGPVIDNPIRSLQDVEKLGEIHPEEDVPYILDTIRLLTNEMLDVPLIGFSGAPFTLASYMIEGGPSRNYHKTKAFMYAEPKAWFALMDKLADMVVTYLKAQIKAGAKAVQVFDSWVGTVNVADYRLFIKPAMERIFTEVRTMGVPMIMHGVGAGHLANEWNDLSLDVVGLDWRLSIEEARARGIHKAVQGNMDPSFLLAPWDVIREHVKGILDQGMKQPGYVFNLGHGVFPEVNPDTLKRLTTFIHEYSKEQLAK
- the hemH gene encoding ferrochelatase: MKKKIGLLVMAYGTPYKEEDIERYYTHIRRGRKPSPEMLKDLTERYRAIGGISPLATITLEQAKKVEKRLNEMQDHVEFHMYLGLKHIEPFIEDAVKEMHNDGIEEAIALVLAPHYSTFSVKSYVGRAQEEADKLGNLTIHGIDSWYKEPKFIEYWVNEVKKIYDGMTEEEREKAVLIVSAHSLPEKIIALGDPYPEQLNETADYIARGAEVRNYAVGWQSAGNTPDPWIGPDVQDLTRELHEKYNYTSFVYAPVGFVAEHLEVLYDNDIECKIVTEEIGAKYYRPEMPNASDSFISCLADVVLKKQMDVS
- the hemY gene encoding protoporphyrinogen oxidase, giving the protein MKKKVVIIGGGITGLTTAYYLQKEIREKGLPIDTLLIEASGKLGGKIQTVRKDGFTIERGPDSFLERKESAARLARELELGDELVNNATGQSFVLVNNRLHKMPSGSMMGIPTQVTPFLFSGLFSPIGKVRAGFDFVLPRSKPVSDQSLGQFFRRRLGNEVVENLIEPLLSGIYAGDIDQMSLMATFPQFYQVEQKYRSISLGMRTLAPKKIKDVKPKGIFLTLKTGLQSIVEKIEEQLEDGTVVKGTRIEKVAKMGDGYHITLSNGKEIEADSIVVAASHKVLPSMFAQYKEFRFFRNIPSTSVANVALAFPKEAIKRDIDGTGFVVSRNSDFSITACTWTHKKWPHTTPEGKVLLRCYVGRPGDEAIVEQTDEEIVQFILEDLQKTMDIKADPDFTVVSRWKDAMPQYTVGHKERMTKLKTFMDKELPGVYLAGSSYAGSGLPDCIDQGEAAVKHVLSYLEKIDEAELIAQ
- a CDS encoding carboxymuconolactone decarboxylase family protein; the protein is MNDRIELNISKKMRDTAPNFIDYSENVLFEKVWRDPALTPKERSFITLSALISIGNTEQLPFHLQLAEKNGMNQQEIIALITHLAFYAGWPKAAAALNVILR
- a CDS encoding tautomerase family protein; translation: MPFVTVYYPDGQLHREELKRVSNRIHYSLIEHFSIPENDYFHMFLPYPPDQFFYDPHYLLEEEKKRTDKMIHVSITCGPERTIQQKRNLYQSISEAFYDHLNISTTNIFITLNETSAENWSFGQGIAQMVTMKEKKNHE
- a CDS encoding LysR family transcriptional regulator — translated: MEIKELKTFKMIVQEGTFSLAAKKLNYAQSTVTTHIKKLENELGFLLFERGWDARLTEEGILFAEEVDNLLMHWNYSISQAQRISNEEKGTLRIGILESVAEKLIPPILKYLNDEKPYIHCDFVVGNTALLSQMIEQNKIDFAVCANNENISNLNFTLLSKEQIEFIVNNPNHPVLKKESVEISDIIHYPILIGENSCNYYKAVNSFLVENNVSFQRVYNCSAVHLIPQMVFGNAIGILPKGTVLKQSNISFKIKGFNPKVPIGLLISSKKRNYLSQTKQQLMKLIESLLL
- a CDS encoding LysR family transcriptional regulator, whose protein sequence is MESHDLWIFKHVAELQSISRAAEKLGYVQPNISQRIKNLEDELGVKILKRNNRGVTLTEEGIVLLDYTNEIMLLMNEAKSKINPQKWRESLTIGASQTISAVKVPQLFSSFLASYKNIDVKIRTNDNAKLQEMLLYGELDGIFLSGTYNHSQLETVYSYYENIILISPQHTQIETKPHQTLLVNSDPNCIYRKKLLDYCKNHAFNPKTIMEFDSLESIVQATQNGLGITIIPANVAYSRTKTKAIHYEELPETVKIDFVIKRRKQQPQSLKKFIRFLKAL
- a CDS encoding SDR family NAD(P)-dependent oxidoreductase, encoding MDIKDKVVIITGGGTGIGKATALKLASLGAKVVINYSRSEKEALEAVNEIKQRGGTAITLKANVAQKEEVEAMVSQTVHFFGTVDCLVNNASITAQIPMDDLESVTDQVWDSLFSVNVKGMFHCIKAVVPYMKKQKSGAIVNMGSVAGITGLGSSIPYAATKSAIHTMTKSLAIALAPDIRVNSISPGAVHTRWWSGNEEKMYQLAGNLPLQRISTPNDIAEAILFQLTQESITGQIFTIDNGQTL